From a region of the Alosa sapidissima isolate fAloSap1 chromosome 9, fAloSap1.pri, whole genome shotgun sequence genome:
- the LOC121718647 gene encoding small integral membrane protein 28-like yields MRTLKESSWMKFGPAGRGTYDWVTGAPSPPPLEKQLQGYHWNELSNNEDTSSEIILYIVLSATTLLALCILVLLLYRGCSRSKLSLANVIALDFQDAESGVEILSSLTGKSERLPSTSSDVSDGVFLMVYLPPPYEETLTKITRAASLTSSKDVDSMKIEDLEAKLCPEIKSSGRYV; encoded by the exons ATGCGGACTCTGAAAGAGAGTAGTTGGATGAAGTTTGGACCGGCCGGCCGGGGAACCTACGACTGGGTGACGGGGGCTCCATCGCCACCTCCTCTGGAGAAGCAACTCCAG gGTTACCATTGGAACGAGCTCTCCAACAATGAGGACACCAGTTCTGAGATTATCCTCTACATCGTCCTGTCTGCAACGACCCTTCTCGCTCTCTGCATCTTGGTGTTACTTCTCTATCGTGGGTGCTCGCGGAGCAAGCTGAGCCTCGCCAACGTAATCGCGCTGGACTTCCAGGACGCCGAGAGCGGAGTCGAGATCCTCTCCTCGCTCACCGGCAAGTCCGAGAGGCTTCCGAGCACCAGTTCCGACGTGTCCGACGGCGTTTTCCTCATGGTGTACCTGCCGCCGCCCTACGAAGAGACGCTCACCAAGATCACGCGGGCCGCAAGCCTAACCAGCTCCAAAGACGTTGACTCCATGAAGATAGAGGACCTGGAGGCCAAGCTCTGCCCGGAAATTAAATCCAGCGGGCGCTACGTGTGA